The DNA segment CTCAGAGCGATATTCACCGGCCTGCAACTTCACCGTTTCGAGGCGTGAGCCGATGGTCTCTTCCACACGCTTCATCTGCGATTCAAAGCCGTCCATGGTTTCAGAAACACGCGTTTCGAATGCAGTAACTTGTGTCTCGCTCGCTTTGCCGAATTGGTTGAGCCGTTCGAAGCCAGTCACCAATTTATCAAGCTGATCTTGGGCCGTTCGGCCTGCATTGCCCACTTGGTTCGACACATCGCGTGCGGAGTTGGCGATCACGGGCAAATCATCACGCAATCGGGTCATATTGCCCAAGGCCGTTTCGCTCGCACTGCCGATGGAATCGACCTGCGCGCTGTTTGATTTGATCAGGTCTTGGAGTTCTCCGGCATGGGTTGAAATGCGCTCACTCGCCACCCGGCCAAGCGATTCCAGTTCACGCGATTGCGCTCCCAAGAATTCTCTTGCGAGGCTCAATTCTCGATTGACCACGGTTAGACGCGTCTCCAACTCACTGCTCTCTTGCGACAGCATAGCGGCCGTCTCAGCAAAACGTTTCGCCTCTGCGCGGGAATGTCGCAGGGTCAACAACCAGCCCACGCCGACTAGCAATACTGGAACCGACCAATCGATGATCCAACGGGTCCATTGCGCGGGTTCAGCGGACGCTGCGGCCATAAATTGATCGCGCATCGCCCAACCGTACAAAGCGGTCCAACCCGCGATCAACGCAATCGCGATTGTCGGCGCAACCCATGCAAATCGGCTATCGATAGGTTCGTAAGCCTCTTCGATATCGTAATCGCTAAGGTCCAATTCACCATCCATTTCAATGGCATCGGTCAATTCTTGACCGTCGCCATCGGACGGCAAATCGCCTTCGCCCAGAGTTTTGGATTGCGCGTTTTGCGCGGCGTCTGGCCCTACGGCCCTGATATGTTGTCCACCCGACATGGGCCATAGATACCACAGCCGCGTCTAGGATAAACCCCGCATTAACTCTCAAGCTCGTATGACGTCTGTCATGGCTTATGAAAGCGGAGACTTAGACGCGACCCTCGCTGCGGCTGCTGGAGATGATCCGGCGCTTTTGGGAGAGTTGCGGGTGGCGTTTGTTGAAAGCGCCGAGAAGCAATTGGATTTGCTGAAACGGTCGCGTTGCGATGGCAATTGGACTGTTGCAGCGATGCGCCTGAAAGGGCTGGCCGCGAGCTTTCACGCAGAGGAATTGTTGATCGCTGCGGACAATGCATTGGATTCGGCACCGGGTGAGCCCGCGGCAATTCGTTCAATCGAAACTGTTTTGGCCCGGTTTTCTGGCAAGCCTTCGGCGTCTTTGCACACCTGATCATCGCAAAATCATGGGGTTTCCTGTTGTGCAACGCTTGATGCGAGGCACTGTGCGGGCGTAGCTAACGCAGTCACGGCCGGTTCTGGCTGTGAATTTGCATTGGAACATCGCCCTTGCGCACCGCATTACTTGCTGCAACCAAACGAATGCCATCGGGCGCATTGCGCGCCGATGCTATGTTGGCCGGGCGCAGCGTGTTGGCGTGGCAGATCGATGCTGCGACGGCGATGGGATGCGAACGGTTCCTCTGTTTCTGCGATGCGCCGACTGACACGCTTCTCTCGCTCCAAAAATTGGTCGAGGATAACGGCGGAGAATTCCACGCAATCCGCAACAATTTGCAATTGGTGAGTTTGGTTCGGGCCGATGATCTCTTGATCATGTTCGCAGATGGCTTGCTCGCCGATCGCGCGGTGACAGAAGAATTTTGCATTTCCGAGAATTCCGACCCGAATGATCCAATCGTGATCAATCTGCGCAAAGGAATTGCGACGTTGCCGGCGGGGCACGCATTGGTGGAGGCCAACCCAGAGGATTTTGAGAGAATTGATCGGGATCGGCACTGGGCCGGAATTTCAGTGATGCGCGCAGGTCAGGTGCATCAACTTGCCGATTTACCCCCGGATGGCGACGCGATGTCGATGTTGTTGCGATTGGCATTGCAAGCGCGGGTTGAATGCCGTCCCATGGCCGAAACTGGCCTAACATCGGGGCGTTGGATGGTGGTGGATGATTTCGCCACTCTAGCCGATAGAGAAGCCGCCTTGATCCATGACAGCGGGGCAAAACCGCCGTGGACGAGCCCTGGCAAAGCGGTGGCGACCCTTTTAACGCGCCGAATCGCGCCCAAGTGGCTGGATAACGGGCCAGAAATCACTGCAGTGACTGGCACGTTTTTCGCCGCGTTAGGGGTAGGGCTTACAGGGCTTGGTTACGGAGCTGCGGGCGTTGGAGTGGTGGCCTTAGCGGCGTTTGGGGGTGCGTTAAGTGTGGACTGGTCGGGGCTCCGCGATCGTTTGTGGGGACAGAACGAAACCAAGCGATACGGTCAATGGCTGCCCGTCCTGATCGACGGATTGGCCATCTTGGCGCTTATCTTGGCGATGGGTATTGGGACCAACCCTGTAGTTACGGTTTCCATAGCAATCATGGCCATTGGCGTTTCGTATCTGGCAGGCGTTTCAGCGAAAGACCGGGGCAAATCGGAGCAATCCGATCTTTCGATTTCGCTTAAGCCAATGACGGCATTCTGGCAGGATCGCACCACTCATTTTGCGGGATTCGCGCTGGCAGAGGTGCTTGGATACTTGCCAGAAGCCGTTGCCGGGTTCGCCGTTCTAGCACTGATCCAAATGCTGTTGCGGCGATAGAACAATCGATTTTGGCTAAATTTGCTCGGCTAACCGGGGCTTAACCATAGCTCTTGTAAAGGCTATTGCATGGGCGAAGTGGCTAGAGATATGACCGAAACACCGGCCGTTGAGGCGATCCTGCGGGATGAATTGGCGCGCGGCAATCGCGCGTTGAGCGGTGTTGCGCCTGTAATTTCGCATATGCTGGAAAGTTCGGGCCATGCATTGGTGAGCGATGCTATCGTTGCGCGCCTTCGCGGAATGTTGACGGACTTGGCCCGCCAATTGATTACAGCAAGCGCTGCAGGGGCCGATGAAGACCCGATAGTTGGCGGATACGACGCGGTTGCCGCAACCGTTTTGGGCGGGAATCTTGATAACTCTACGGTCGATCGGATTGCCGATCACTTGGCCGGAGACGCGGGCCTGCTCAACCATCTTTACGCGTTGGCCATGGAAGGCCATTTGACCGAGCGTTTGGAACAAAGATCATCGGTCGATCCGGTGCTTAGCCCGCTTTTGCAGGAATTGATCGCGTCTGACCAAGCGGCCATCGCCGAATTGGCGATGACGACTCTGGCGGCGCAGTCACGCTTCGCACAAAGCCAACGGCGCATGGAATTGCCCATAGGCGAATTGCCTGCCGACCTATTCGCCACCACGATTAAACGTTTCAAGAAAGCCGTTTCGGCGGGAGTCGGAGTGACAGAAGCAGAGTGCATTGCCGCGGCGATGAAGGCGCAGAAGTCCCAATATGACGAAGGCGCAGGGCGTTTGGGCCTGTTGGCTCGGCTCGTCTCTTCCATGCGGGGTGGGGCGGTTGCGGCGCTGGATTTGGATCACGCAGGTCTGGCTCTTTTCACAACTGGGATAGCGACCCTAACGCGGCAACCCCGCGATCTGGCGGTACTAGCCTGTCACGAAAGGCAGGCAGCGCGTCTTGCACTAAGCCTTAGGGCGGCGGGGATGCAGGTGGAGGCAATTGAGCGGCAATTCCTATTGATCGAACCCAGCGAAATGTTGCCACATGGCATTGGCGCAATGGCGCCTGAGCGCGCGCAAGAATTGCTGGCAGGCCGAGATGCGTCGTATGTTCCCGCCTTTGGCCACGGTGTAGGCTAAGACAGCGCGATGAACCGGCAACAATCTCTATTGGCCGCACGGGGCCTGACCGACGATCAAGATCGGCTGCTGACGGCGGATGAGCCGTTGGCGGAGCTGCACGAAAGTTGTGGCGGTTCCATACCGGGGACTTTAGCGGTGCCCGAATTGCTCGATCTCGTGCGGCAAGGGCGCGAGATGGGATTGCGCATCGCGCGTGAATTCACGGCTTATGACGGTACAGAGATGGTCAGCGGCTTTGTCCGCGTTCATCCGCTTAGCGATGAACATGGCGGCGGCTGTGAGGTGTTGGTCGAGAACTGGCAACGCGCCCCCCAACCGGAAGTGAATTCGCGCGATCTTGCCGATCGTATTGATGCCATTGATCGCGCTGCGGCCGAAATCAATGCGCGTTTGGATGCGCGGCAACAGGTTCAATTTGTGACGTCGGGCGCGGCGGATGCGAGCGTGTTCCAAGACGCGATTGCGGCGGCACCGTGCAAGGTGTGGACCGACTATGTCGAATTGAGCGGCGTGGCCCATCATCAACCAATGCATTGGCGCTTGCTAGATGGGGTCTATTGCACTTTCGATGGGTCCGACCGCCGGTGGAGAGTGCGATTGATCCCCCTTGGCCCGGCCAGCGCCGCACCGCGTGGGTTTGAATTGCTGATGCTGGCCGATGAGCCGCTGAATTCGGAGTCATCCGAAGACCACGATGAGCACAGTTCGGCGCAATCGCAATTGATTGGCAGCGCTCTCACACCGGTTTTGAGGCAGCCCATCGCAAGGATCATCGCGAACGCTGAGACCATTCGCACTCGATTGGCGGGGCCCTTGCGCGAAGAATACAGCGAGTATGCCGGAAACATCGCCGCGGCAGGACAGCACCTTTCGGGCATGTTGGATGACCTAGCGGATTTGGAAGTTGTCGAAGCCCCCGGCTTTACTACGGCTCAAGAGGCGGTTGACCTTGGCGACGCGGCGTCGCGTGCGGCAGGCATATTGGGGGTGCGCGCACAGGATCGCGGGATTGCTTTGAACATAACGAAGCCCGATGCCCCGGTCATCGCCATTGCAGAGTTCCGGCGCGTCTTACAGATCCTGATCAATTTGATCGGCAATGCGATCGCTTACTCGCCGCAGAACAGCGTTGTGACCATTGCGGTTGGCGCGGAAAGTGATGACCCGGTCGATCTGCGCGTAATTGATCAAGGGGCAGGAGTGTCAACCGATCAGGCGGATCGAATTTTTGATAAATTTGAACGGCTTGGGCGCGATTCTGACGGCGGCAACGACAGCGGTTCTGGCCTAGGCCTTTATATATCGCGACGATTGGCGCTGGCGATGGACGGCGATCTTGAAGTCGTCCAATCGGACCGTGTTGACGATGAGCGCGGTGCAGAATTTAGGCTAACATTGCCGCGAGGCTAA comes from the Erythrobacter sp. Alg231-14 genome and includes:
- a CDS encoding Hpt domain-containing protein, encoding MAYESGDLDATLAAAAGDDPALLGELRVAFVESAEKQLDLLKRSRCDGNWTVAAMRLKGLAASFHAEELLIAADNALDSAPGEPAAIRSIETVLARFSGKPSASLHT
- a CDS encoding ATP-binding protein translates to MNRQQSLLAARGLTDDQDRLLTADEPLAELHESCGGSIPGTLAVPELLDLVRQGREMGLRIAREFTAYDGTEMVSGFVRVHPLSDEHGGGCEVLVENWQRAPQPEVNSRDLADRIDAIDRAAAEINARLDARQQVQFVTSGAADASVFQDAIAAAPCKVWTDYVELSGVAHHQPMHWRLLDGVYCTFDGSDRRWRVRLIPLGPASAAPRGFELLMLADEPLNSESSEDHDEHSSAQSQLIGSALTPVLRQPIARIIANAETIRTRLAGPLREEYSEYAGNIAAAGQHLSGMLDDLADLEVVEAPGFTTAQEAVDLGDAASRAAGILGVRAQDRGIALNITKPDAPVIAIAEFRRVLQILINLIGNAIAYSPQNSVVTIAVGAESDDPVDLRVIDQGAGVSTDQADRIFDKFERLGRDSDGGNDSGSGLGLYISRRLALAMDGDLEVVQSDRVDDERGAEFRLTLPRG